From a region of the Microbacterium sp. nov. GSS16 genome:
- a CDS encoding ABC transporter ATP-binding protein, translating into MTTLTVSAEPPVTITERSPAIVLEGVRRHYGASDRRVDAVAGLDLTVHRGEIVALLGPNGAGKTTTLDMLLGLTPASEGRVSVFGQAPAQATASGRIAAVLQTGGLLSDLSVRETVEVIASLHSREALRRVPETLERADLLRLARRRVAKCSGGEQQRVKFALALVADPDILVLDEPTAGMDVTARRRFWEVMRADADAGRTIVFATHYLEEAEQFARRTVVMNRGRIVADAPTDRLRASLGARTLSATLPAEGARELLAVLDARPGVTDLRVDAGRVSLRAADSDVVASALLASGAHDLEIVAPTLETAFTTLTES; encoded by the coding sequence ATGACCACTCTCACCGTCTCGGCAGAACCGCCGGTGACCATCACCGAGCGTTCGCCCGCCATCGTCCTCGAGGGAGTGCGCCGCCACTACGGCGCGAGCGACCGCCGCGTCGACGCCGTCGCCGGCCTCGACCTCACTGTGCACCGCGGCGAGATCGTGGCGCTTCTCGGCCCGAACGGAGCGGGCAAGACCACGACGCTCGACATGCTCCTCGGTCTGACGCCTGCCAGCGAAGGGCGCGTGTCCGTCTTCGGTCAGGCGCCGGCGCAAGCGACAGCCTCCGGGCGCATCGCCGCCGTCCTGCAGACCGGAGGGCTTCTCTCCGACCTGTCGGTGCGTGAGACAGTCGAGGTCATCGCTTCGCTGCACAGCCGGGAGGCGCTCCGCAGAGTGCCGGAGACGCTCGAGCGCGCCGACCTGCTCAGACTCGCACGCCGGCGCGTAGCGAAGTGCTCAGGGGGAGAGCAGCAGCGCGTCAAGTTCGCACTGGCGCTGGTGGCCGACCCCGACATCCTCGTGCTCGACGAGCCCACCGCTGGGATGGACGTCACCGCCCGCCGCCGGTTCTGGGAGGTCATGCGGGCGGATGCCGACGCCGGCCGCACCATCGTCTTCGCCACGCACTATCTCGAGGAGGCCGAGCAGTTCGCCCGACGCACCGTCGTCATGAACCGCGGTCGAATCGTCGCCGACGCTCCGACCGACCGGCTGCGTGCCAGCCTCGGCGCACGCACGCTCTCCGCAACGCTGCCCGCCGAGGGCGCGCGCGAGCTCCTCGCCGTCCTCGATGCTCGTCCCGGCGTCACCGATCTGCGCGTGGACGCCGGCCGGGTGAGCCTTCGCGCAGCCGACTCGGATGTCGTGGCATCCGCTCTTCTCGCCTCAGGGGCACATGATCTCGAAATCGTCGCGCCGACCCTCGAAACCGCTTTCACCACCCTGACGGAGAGCTGA
- a CDS encoding MFS transporter produces MSEQSRRSRASRPPEGFTPTGTIANAADRRRVVFATVVGTTVEWYDFFIYATAVGLVFGQLFFAPLGANSILIGFATVGISFLFRPLGAFLAGHFGDKVGRKVVLMWTLILMGAATALIGMLPTYEAIGVAAPLLLVLLRILQGLSAGGEWGGAVLMAVEHAPKTKRGIFGASPQIGVPLGLLLASGVMAIMTAIAPGEQFLAWGWRVPFLLSIVLILIGYYVRRNVEESPVFAELAERKEEARMPIVQLFRKHLLLVIVAALVFAGNNAVGYMTTGGYIQNYATNPDGPLALERGPVLWAVTGSAVTWLLSTLLAGFVSDKLGRRTTYVIGWVLQLGGVFALFPLVNTGDIGLMFTGLAILTLGLGFTYGPQAALYTELFPASIRFSGVSISYAIGAIAGGAFAPTIATALVQATGTTMSVTWYLAGMTVIGLIATLLLRDRSGIPLGPDHEAEQAVSPIHGLARA; encoded by the coding sequence ATGAGCGAGCAGTCACGCCGTTCTCGGGCATCTCGTCCACCCGAGGGATTCACCCCCACCGGCACGATCGCCAATGCGGCCGATCGTCGCCGCGTCGTCTTCGCCACGGTGGTCGGCACCACCGTCGAGTGGTACGACTTCTTCATCTATGCGACCGCGGTCGGGCTCGTCTTCGGGCAGCTCTTCTTCGCCCCGCTGGGTGCCAACAGCATCCTGATCGGCTTCGCGACCGTGGGGATCAGCTTCCTGTTCCGTCCGCTCGGGGCCTTCCTGGCCGGGCACTTCGGCGACAAGGTCGGCCGCAAGGTGGTGCTGATGTGGACGCTCATCCTGATGGGTGCGGCGACGGCGCTGATCGGCATGCTGCCGACCTACGAGGCGATCGGCGTGGCCGCGCCGCTGCTGCTGGTGCTGCTGCGCATCCTGCAGGGCCTGTCGGCGGGAGGTGAGTGGGGCGGTGCGGTGCTGATGGCTGTCGAGCACGCACCCAAGACCAAGCGCGGCATCTTCGGCGCCTCGCCGCAGATCGGCGTGCCGCTCGGCCTGCTGCTGGCCTCGGGCGTGATGGCGATCATGACCGCGATCGCCCCCGGTGAGCAGTTCCTCGCATGGGGCTGGCGAGTTCCGTTCCTGCTCAGCATCGTGCTGATCCTGATCGGCTACTACGTGCGACGCAACGTCGAGGAGAGCCCCGTGTTCGCCGAGCTCGCGGAGCGCAAGGAAGAGGCGCGGATGCCGATCGTGCAGCTGTTCCGCAAGCACCTGCTGCTCGTGATCGTCGCCGCGCTCGTCTTCGCCGGCAACAACGCGGTCGGATACATGACCACCGGCGGCTACATCCAGAACTACGCCACGAACCCCGACGGCCCGCTCGCCCTCGAGCGCGGACCGGTGCTGTGGGCCGTCACCGGCTCGGCGGTCACTTGGCTGCTCTCGACGCTCCTGGCCGGATTCGTCAGCGACAAGCTGGGCCGTCGCACCACCTACGTCATCGGGTGGGTGCTGCAGCTGGGTGGCGTGTTCGCGCTGTTCCCACTGGTCAACACCGGCGACATCGGCCTGATGTTCACGGGCCTCGCGATCCTCACCCTCGGGCTCGGCTTCACCTACGGCCCGCAGGCGGCGCTGTACACCGAGCTGTTCCCGGCCAGCATCCGCTTCTCGGGGGTGTCGATCTCGTACGCGATCGGCGCGATCGCCGGCGGTGCGTTCGCCCCGACCATCGCGACCGCGCTGGTGCAGGCGACCGGCACGACCATGTCGGTCACGTGGTACCTCGCGGGCATGACCGTGATCGGACTCATCGCGACGCTGCTGCTGCGCGACCGCAGCGGCATCCCGCTCGGGCCCGACCACGAGGCCGAGCAGGCGGTGAGCCCGATCCACGGGCTCGCCCGCGCCTGA
- a CDS encoding fumarylacetoacetate hydrolase family protein yields MAELARPGKIIAIHLNYVSRSDQRGRRPAAPSYFFKPASSLAGTDGVVERPAGTELLAFEGEIALIIGTAARRVSVDEAWSHVASVTASNDLGLYDLRANDKGSNVRSKGGDGYTPVGPELIDAAAVDPAALRVRTWVNGELAQDDTTAGLLFPLPQLVADLSQHFTLEPGDIILTGTPAGSSVIVPGDVVEIEVDAPDAPGAPSSGRLRTTVTQGDVEFDPALGSMPAVDDLQRAEAWGSRELAGLPTIEQTPSGLSAELRAKLEAAPTAGLSSQLRKRGLHSCFIDGLSANLPGAKIVGTAKTLRFVPAREDLFKSHGGGYNAQKRAFDAVGEGEIIVIEARGDETTGTLGDILALRARTRGAAGVVTDGGVRDFDAVAEIGLPVFSKGAHPSVLGRKHVPWEFDVTIGCGGATVQPGDVIVGDGDGVIVIPAHLAEEVADAALAQEDEDAWIAEQVAAGNPVDGLFPMNADWRAKYEASR; encoded by the coding sequence ATGGCCGAGCTCGCACGCCCCGGCAAGATCATCGCGATCCACCTCAACTACGTCTCGCGCTCCGACCAGCGCGGCCGCCGTCCCGCCGCCCCCTCCTACTTCTTCAAGCCCGCCAGCTCGCTCGCCGGCACCGACGGCGTCGTCGAGCGCCCCGCCGGCACGGAGCTGCTCGCCTTCGAGGGCGAGATCGCGCTCATCATCGGCACCGCGGCCCGCCGCGTCTCGGTCGACGAGGCGTGGTCGCACGTGGCATCCGTCACCGCGTCGAACGACCTGGGCCTGTACGACCTGCGTGCCAACGACAAGGGGTCCAACGTTCGCTCCAAGGGTGGCGACGGTTACACGCCGGTCGGCCCCGAGCTCATCGACGCCGCGGCCGTCGACCCCGCAGCTCTTCGCGTACGCACCTGGGTGAACGGCGAGCTCGCGCAGGACGACACCACCGCCGGCCTGCTCTTCCCGCTCCCCCAGCTCGTCGCCGACCTCTCGCAGCACTTCACGCTCGAGCCGGGCGACATCATCCTCACCGGTACGCCCGCGGGTTCCAGCGTGATCGTGCCCGGTGACGTGGTCGAGATCGAGGTGGATGCCCCGGATGCCCCCGGCGCCCCCTCATCGGGCCGCCTGCGCACCACGGTCACTCAGGGCGACGTCGAGTTCGACCCGGCGCTCGGCTCGATGCCGGCCGTCGACGACCTGCAGCGGGCAGAGGCCTGGGGCTCGCGAGAGCTCGCCGGTCTGCCCACCATCGAGCAGACGCCCTCTGGGCTGTCCGCCGAGCTGCGGGCGAAGCTCGAAGCCGCGCCCACCGCGGGGCTGTCGAGTCAGCTGCGCAAGCGCGGCCTGCACTCCTGCTTCATCGACGGCCTCTCCGCCAACCTGCCAGGCGCCAAGATCGTCGGCACCGCCAAGACCCTGCGCTTCGTGCCGGCCCGCGAAGACCTCTTCAAGAGCCATGGCGGTGGGTACAACGCCCAGAAGCGCGCCTTCGACGCGGTCGGCGAGGGCGAGATCATCGTGATCGAGGCCCGCGGCGACGAGACCACCGGCACCCTCGGCGACATCCTCGCGCTGCGTGCCCGCACCCGCGGTGCCGCCGGCGTGGTCACCGATGGCGGCGTGCGCGACTTCGACGCGGTCGCCGAGATCGGGCTGCCGGTGTTCTCGAAGGGCGCGCACCCGTCGGTGCTCGGCCGCAAGCACGTGCCCTGGGAGTTCGACGTCACGATCGGCTGCGGCGGGGCGACCGTGCAGCCCGGCGACGTCATCGTCGGCGACGGCGACGGCGTGATCGTCATCCCCGCGCACCTCGCGGAAGAGGTCGCCGATGCGGCTCTCGCGCAGGAGGACGAGGATGCCTGGATCGCCGAGCAGGTCGCCGCGGGCAACCCGGTCGACGGGCTGTTCCCGATGAACGCCGACTGGCGCGCGAAGTACGAGGCAAGCCGATGA
- the hpaE gene encoding 5-carboxymethyl-2-hydroxymuconate semialdehyde dehydrogenase has protein sequence MTDVYTPADLPSKIQHYIDGEFTDSIDGDTFAVLNPVTNETYVHAAAGKKADIDRAVAAARRAFTEGPWPRMLPRERSRVLHRIADIVESRDARLAELESFDSGLPITQALGQARRAAENFRFFADLIVAQADDAFKVPGKQMNYVNRKPIGVAGLITPWNTPFMLESWKLGPALATGNTVVLKPAEFTPLSASLWAGIFEEAGLPQGVFNLVNGLGEDAGDALVKHPDVPLISFTGESRTGQIIFGNAAPFLKGLSMELGGKSPAVVFDDADLDTAVDACVFGVFSLNGERCTAGSRILVQRGIYDEFVERFAAIAKRVKVGHPHDPATEVGALVHPEHYDKVMSYVEIGKTEGRLIAGGGRPEGFPTGNYVAPTAFADVAPDARIFQEEIFGPVVAITPFDTEDEALALANNTRYGLAAYIWTNDLKRAHNFAGAVEAGMVWLNSNNVRDLRTPFGGVKASGLGHEGGYRSIDFYTDQQSVHITLGAPHNPAFGKQDLDDPDPR, from the coding sequence ATGACCGACGTCTACACCCCCGCCGACCTCCCCTCGAAGATCCAGCACTACATCGACGGCGAGTTCACGGACTCGATCGACGGCGACACCTTCGCGGTGCTCAACCCCGTCACCAACGAGACGTACGTGCACGCCGCCGCCGGCAAGAAGGCCGACATCGACCGTGCCGTCGCGGCCGCCCGACGCGCCTTCACCGAGGGCCCCTGGCCGCGCATGCTGCCGCGCGAGCGCTCGCGCGTGCTGCACCGCATCGCCGACATCGTCGAGTCGCGCGACGCGCGCCTCGCCGAACTCGAGTCCTTCGACTCGGGTCTGCCGATCACCCAGGCGCTGGGCCAGGCGCGTCGCGCCGCCGAGAACTTCCGATTCTTCGCCGACCTGATCGTCGCGCAGGCCGACGACGCGTTCAAGGTGCCCGGCAAGCAGATGAACTACGTCAACCGCAAGCCGATCGGCGTCGCGGGCCTGATCACGCCGTGGAACACCCCGTTCATGCTCGAGTCGTGGAAGCTCGGCCCGGCGCTGGCCACCGGCAACACCGTCGTGCTCAAGCCCGCCGAGTTCACCCCACTCTCCGCGTCCCTCTGGGCGGGCATCTTCGAAGAGGCGGGACTGCCGCAGGGCGTCTTCAACCTCGTCAACGGCCTGGGTGAAGACGCCGGAGATGCCCTGGTCAAGCATCCCGACGTGCCCCTGATCTCGTTCACCGGCGAGAGCCGCACCGGCCAGATCATCTTCGGCAACGCAGCCCCCTTCCTGAAGGGGCTGTCGATGGAGCTGGGCGGCAAGAGCCCGGCCGTCGTCTTCGACGACGCCGATCTCGACACCGCGGTGGATGCCTGTGTGTTCGGCGTCTTCTCGCTCAACGGCGAGCGCTGCACGGCCGGCAGCCGCATCCTCGTGCAGCGTGGCATCTACGACGAGTTCGTCGAGCGCTTCGCCGCGATCGCAAAGCGGGTCAAGGTCGGCCACCCCCACGACCCCGCCACCGAGGTCGGCGCTCTGGTGCACCCCGAGCACTACGACAAGGTCATGAGCTACGTCGAGATCGGCAAGACCGAGGGACGTCTGATCGCCGGCGGCGGCCGCCCGGAGGGCTTCCCCACGGGCAACTACGTCGCCCCGACCGCCTTCGCCGACGTGGCGCCCGATGCCCGCATCTTCCAGGAGGAGATCTTCGGTCCCGTCGTCGCCATCACGCCATTCGACACCGAGGATGAGGCGCTGGCCCTCGCGAACAACACGCGCTACGGCCTCGCCGCGTACATCTGGACCAACGACCTCAAGCGCGCCCACAATTTCGCGGGCGCAGTGGAGGCCGGCATGGTGTGGCTGAACTCGAACAACGTGCGAGACCTCCGCACCCCGTTCGGTGGCGTCAAGGCATCCGGGCTCGGACACGAGGGCGGGTACCGCTCGATCGACTTCTACACCGATCAGCAGAGCGTGCACATCACCCTCGGCGCGCCGCACAACCCCGCCTTCGGCAAGCAGGACCTCGACGACCCCGACCCGCGCTGA
- a CDS encoding GntR family transcriptional regulator — MTTLVREGSKSEQAYTWLRSRIASHAYGPGYRLVLGAIARELQMSVVPVREAIRRLEAEGFVTFERNVGAHVSLIDEDEYAHTMQTLGLVEGSATALSAPLLDEEALVRAEQINEQMRELLDHFDAHRFTQLNQQFHSVLFEPCPNPHILDLVHRGWGRLSGIRDSTFAYVPGRARHSVEEHEQILQLIRDGAEPLEIELSARNHRWRTRDAFLAARHSHISEEGR, encoded by the coding sequence ATGACCACGCTCGTGCGCGAGGGCAGCAAGTCCGAGCAGGCCTACACCTGGCTTCGCTCGCGAATCGCCTCGCATGCCTACGGCCCCGGCTACCGCCTCGTGCTCGGTGCCATCGCCCGCGAGCTGCAGATGAGCGTCGTGCCGGTGCGCGAGGCGATCCGCCGCCTAGAGGCCGAGGGCTTCGTCACCTTCGAGCGCAATGTGGGCGCGCACGTGTCGCTGATCGACGAGGACGAGTACGCGCACACCATGCAGACCCTCGGCCTGGTCGAGGGCTCGGCGACCGCGTTGTCCGCTCCCCTGCTCGACGAGGAGGCGCTCGTCCGAGCCGAGCAGATCAACGAGCAGATGCGCGAGCTGCTCGATCACTTCGACGCCCACCGCTTCACGCAGCTGAACCAGCAATTCCACTCGGTGCTGTTCGAGCCCTGCCCGAACCCGCACATCCTCGACCTCGTGCACCGCGGGTGGGGTCGGCTCTCGGGCATCCGGGACTCCACCTTCGCCTACGTGCCGGGCAGGGCCCGGCACTCCGTCGAAGAGCACGAGCAGATCCTCCAGCTGATCCGCGACGGCGCCGAGCCGCTCGAGATCGAGCTGTCCGCACGAAACCACCGCTGGCGCACCCGGGACGCATTCCTGGCTGCCCGGCACTCCCACATCAGCGAAGAAGGACGATGA
- a CDS encoding IclR family transcriptional regulator, whose amino-acid sequence MTPAPASQTLSRGIRILEVLADGPLSIDEVATRLDVHRSIAYRLLRTLEDHRLVIRDASGRMALGPRMAALAAGVAHDLHAEALPELTAVANELGHTAFLAVLDGVEVITLTSVEPRHAVANVAQRPGTRHPVTVGAPGKAILAQLRDAEWPAVDAALRAEVEAVRERGYALSHDEVIPNLKSIAVPLPLRGARPAALAVVHVASRFADTEIAARLTRSADVIRAALDG is encoded by the coding sequence ATGACCCCAGCGCCCGCTTCGCAGACGCTCAGCCGCGGCATCCGCATCCTCGAAGTCCTCGCCGACGGCCCGCTGTCGATAGACGAGGTCGCCACCCGACTCGACGTGCACCGCTCGATCGCCTACCGCCTGCTGCGCACGCTCGAGGATCACCGCCTCGTCATCCGCGATGCGTCCGGACGCATGGCCCTGGGCCCGCGCATGGCCGCCCTCGCCGCCGGGGTCGCGCACGATCTGCATGCCGAGGCACTGCCCGAGCTGACCGCGGTGGCGAACGAGCTCGGCCACACCGCCTTCCTCGCCGTTCTCGACGGCGTCGAGGTCATCACCCTGACCAGCGTCGAGCCGCGCCACGCGGTGGCCAATGTCGCCCAGCGGCCCGGCACCAGGCATCCGGTCACGGTGGGAGCACCGGGCAAGGCGATCCTCGCTCAGCTGCGCGATGCCGAGTGGCCAGCGGTCGATGCGGCGCTGCGCGCCGAGGTCGAGGCCGTGCGCGAGCGCGGCTACGCGCTCAGCCACGACGAGGTGATCCCGAACCTCAAGTCGATCGCCGTGCCGCTGCCGCTGCGTGGCGCACGCCCCGCCGCCCTCGCCGTGGTGCACGTGGCATCCCGCTTCGCAGATACCGAGATCGCCGCACGGCTGACGCGCTCCGCAGACGTCATCCGGGCCGCCCTCGACGGCTGA
- a CDS encoding FAD-dependent monooxygenase, which translates to MQFHHHGYVSHDPRVLPAEGLGIDRPDALPDEVDVLIVGSGPAGMLLAAQMSQYPNVNTRIIEKRDGRLVLGQADGIQPRSVETFQAFGFAERIVAEAYNIGWMNFWGPDPENPQNIIRTARTADYAYDICEFPHLIVNQARVLDYFAEAAADGPGRIVPDYGVAFLGLTVHDEGEHPVEVQIDDKGVERTIRAKYVVGCDGARSGVRKAIGRTHVGNASAHAWGVMDVLVNTDFPDWRTKCAINAEAGNILHIPREGGYLSRMYIDLGAVAADDDHRVRQTPIEEIIRKANEILHPYSIDVKDIAWHSVYEVGHRVTDGFDDVIDGSGRTPRVFLTGDACHTHSAKAGQGMNVSMQDGFNLGWKLGSVLTGRSPETLLATYGAERKPVAQQLIDFDREWSSLMARKPEEISDPQELATFYLGTAEFPSGFMTQYTSSMITGTDAHQSLAAGFPLGKRFKSAEVTRVCDGNVIHLGHHAKADGRWRVYAFGDASGERLNDWAGAAAPVFARFTPADADVDAVFDVKAVYQGSYEDVEVTTVPALFAPKTGPLGLTDWEKVYAAAPSKWNETDIFEARELSRDGVVIVVRPDQYVAAILPLDAVDELAAFFEGALLPAS; encoded by the coding sequence ATGCAGTTCCACCACCATGGCTATGTGTCCCACGACCCGCGGGTCCTTCCCGCGGAGGGCCTGGGCATCGACCGGCCAGACGCGCTGCCCGATGAGGTGGACGTGCTCATCGTCGGCTCGGGACCTGCGGGCATGCTGCTCGCCGCCCAGATGTCGCAGTATCCGAACGTGAACACGCGCATCATCGAGAAGCGCGACGGTCGTCTCGTGCTCGGCCAGGCCGACGGCATCCAGCCGCGCAGCGTCGAGACCTTCCAGGCGTTCGGCTTCGCCGAGCGCATCGTCGCAGAGGCCTACAACATCGGCTGGATGAACTTCTGGGGCCCCGACCCCGAGAACCCGCAGAACATCATCCGCACGGCGCGCACCGCCGACTACGCCTATGACATCTGCGAGTTCCCGCACCTCATCGTCAACCAGGCCCGGGTGCTCGACTACTTCGCCGAGGCGGCCGCCGACGGCCCCGGTCGCATCGTGCCCGACTATGGCGTCGCCTTCCTCGGCCTCACCGTGCACGACGAGGGGGAGCATCCGGTCGAGGTGCAGATCGACGACAAGGGCGTCGAGCGCACCATCCGCGCCAAGTACGTCGTCGGCTGCGACGGCGCGCGCAGCGGCGTGCGCAAGGCGATCGGGCGCACGCACGTCGGCAACGCTTCCGCGCACGCATGGGGCGTAATGGACGTGCTGGTGAACACCGACTTCCCCGACTGGCGCACCAAGTGCGCGATCAACGCCGAGGCGGGCAACATCCTGCACATCCCGCGCGAGGGCGGCTACCTCAGCCGCATGTACATCGACCTCGGCGCGGTCGCCGCCGACGACGACCACCGCGTGCGTCAGACACCGATCGAGGAGATCATCCGCAAGGCGAACGAGATCCTGCATCCGTACTCCATCGACGTCAAGGACATCGCCTGGCACAGCGTGTACGAGGTCGGCCACCGGGTCACCGACGGCTTCGACGACGTCATCGACGGCTCGGGTCGCACTCCGCGCGTCTTCCTCACCGGAGACGCCTGCCACACGCACAGCGCCAAGGCCGGCCAGGGCATGAACGTCTCGATGCAAGACGGCTTCAACCTCGGGTGGAAGCTCGGCTCGGTGCTCACCGGGCGCAGCCCTGAGACACTGCTGGCCACCTACGGTGCCGAGCGCAAGCCGGTCGCGCAGCAGCTGATCGACTTCGACCGCGAGTGGTCGAGCCTGATGGCGCGCAAGCCCGAAGAGATCTCCGACCCGCAGGAGCTGGCGACCTTCTATCTCGGCACCGCCGAGTTCCCCTCCGGCTTCATGACCCAGTACACCTCGTCGATGATCACCGGCACCGACGCGCACCAGTCGCTCGCGGCCGGCTTCCCGCTCGGCAAGCGCTTCAAGTCGGCCGAGGTCACCCGCGTCTGCGACGGCAACGTCATCCACCTCGGTCACCACGCCAAGGCCGACGGGCGCTGGCGCGTCTATGCCTTCGGTGATGCCTCGGGGGAGCGGCTCAACGACTGGGCGGGTGCGGCGGCGCCGGTCTTCGCCCGGTTCACCCCGGCGGATGCCGATGTCGACGCCGTCTTCGATGTGAAGGCGGTCTATCAGGGGTCTTACGAGGATGTCGAGGTCACGACGGTGCCGGCGCTGTTCGCCCCGAAGACCGGACCGCTTGGCCTCACCGACTGGGAGAAGGTCTACGCCGCCGCGCCCAGCAAGTGGAACGAGACGGACATCTTCGAGGCGCGGGAGCTTTCGCGGGACGGGGTCGTGATCGTCGTGCGCCCCGACCAGTACGTCGCCGCGATCCTCCCCCTCGACGCGGTCGACGAGCTCGCCGCGTTCTTCGAGGGAGCGCTGCTCCCGGCATCCTGA
- a CDS encoding fumarylacetoacetate hydrolase family protein has protein sequence MTLPAETIAALAAELAEAERTHGVMPRITARYPDATVEDSYAIQGVWRDSQVAAGRRLVGRKIGLTSRAMQQATGITEPDYGVMFDDTVYSSGAEIRFDDFSNVRIEVELAFVLKTPLEGPDCTLDDALAAIDYAVPALEVLNSHIELEGRTIVDTISDNAAYGAMVLGDVHMRPDEIDLRWVPGVLSKNGQIEETGVAAGVLGHPATGVAWLANKFHQHGARLEAGEIILAGSFTRPMWVERGDEVLCDYREMGTIACRFV, from the coding sequence GTGACCCTTCCCGCCGAGACCATTGCGGCGCTGGCCGCCGAGCTCGCCGAGGCCGAGCGGACGCATGGCGTGATGCCGCGCATCACCGCCCGGTATCCGGATGCCACGGTCGAGGACTCGTACGCCATCCAGGGCGTCTGGCGTGACTCGCAGGTCGCTGCCGGGCGCCGCCTGGTCGGCCGCAAGATCGGACTGACCTCGCGCGCCATGCAGCAGGCGACGGGGATCACCGAGCCCGACTACGGCGTGATGTTCGACGACACCGTGTATTCCTCGGGGGCGGAGATCCGGTTCGACGACTTCTCGAACGTGCGCATCGAGGTCGAGCTGGCCTTCGTGCTGAAGACGCCGCTCGAGGGTCCCGACTGCACCCTCGACGATGCCCTCGCGGCGATCGACTACGCCGTGCCGGCACTCGAGGTGCTCAACTCGCACATCGAGCTGGAGGGGCGCACCATCGTCGACACGATCAGCGACAACGCCGCCTACGGCGCGATGGTGCTCGGCGACGTGCACATGCGACCGGACGAGATCGACCTGCGTTGGGTGCCCGGCGTGCTGTCGAAGAACGGTCAGATCGAGGAGACCGGCGTGGCTGCCGGAGTCCTCGGGCATCCGGCCACCGGCGTCGCATGGCTGGCGAACAAGTTCCACCAGCACGGCGCGCGACTCGAGGCGGGCGAGATCATCCTGGCAGGATCGTTCACACGGCCCATGTGGGTCGAGCGCGGCGACGAGGTGCTGTGCGACTACCGCGAGATGGGAACGATCGCATGCCGCTTCGTCTAG
- the hpaD gene encoding 3,4-dihydroxyphenylacetate 2,3-dioxygenase: MTDHEGKTLTSSGFYVSQEAPIRTDDPIATPVASPPDILRCAYMELVVTDLAASREFYVDILGLYVTEEDEHTIYLRSTEEFIHHNLVLRKGEVAAVAAFSYRVRTPDDLDRAVEFYTELGCDVRREAGGFVKGIGDSVRVVDPLGFPYEFFHQSEHVERMSWRYDLHIPGELVRLDHFNQVTPDVPRAVRYMQDLGFRVTEDIQDAEGTVYAAWMRRKPTVHDTAMTGGDGPRMHHVCFATHEKHNILAICDKLGALRRSDAIERGPGRHGVSNAFYLYLRDPDGHRVEVYTQDYYTGDPDNPVVTWDVHDNQRRDWWGNPVVPSWYTDASLVLDLDGNPQPVRARTDSSEMAVTIGADGFSYTRPDEGEKSMPEWKQGEYKLGHQL; encoded by the coding sequence ATGACCGATCACGAAGGCAAGACCCTCACCTCGTCCGGCTTCTACGTAAGCCAGGAGGCGCCGATCCGCACCGACGACCCCATCGCGACGCCCGTCGCGAGCCCACCCGACATCCTGCGCTGCGCGTACATGGAGCTCGTCGTCACCGACCTCGCCGCGTCGCGGGAGTTCTACGTCGACATCCTCGGGCTGTACGTCACCGAGGAGGACGAGCACACCATCTACCTGCGCTCGACCGAGGAGTTCATCCACCACAACCTCGTGCTGCGCAAGGGCGAGGTCGCGGCCGTCGCCGCGTTCTCGTACCGGGTGCGCACCCCCGACGACCTCGACCGCGCGGTGGAGTTCTACACCGAGCTCGGTTGCGACGTGCGACGCGAGGCCGGCGGTTTCGTCAAGGGCATCGGCGACTCGGTGCGCGTGGTCGACCCGCTCGGATTCCCGTACGAGTTCTTCCACCAGAGCGAGCACGTCGAGCGGATGTCGTGGCGCTACGACCTGCACATCCCCGGCGAGCTGGTGCGGCTGGACCACTTCAACCAGGTCACCCCCGACGTGCCGCGTGCGGTGCGCTACATGCAGGACCTGGGCTTCCGCGTCACCGAGGACATCCAGGACGCCGAGGGCACCGTGTATGCGGCGTGGATGCGCCGCAAGCCCACCGTGCACGACACCGCGATGACCGGCGGCGACGGACCGCGCATGCACCACGTGTGCTTCGCGACGCACGAGAAGCACAACATCCTCGCCATCTGCGACAAGCTCGGCGCCCTGCGCCGCTCGGACGCCATCGAGCGGGGCCCGGGCCGGCACGGCGTCAGCAACGCGTTCTACCTGTATCTGCGCGACCCCGACGGTCACCGCGTCGAGGTCTACACGCAGGACTACTACACCGGCGATCCCGACAACCCGGTCGTCACCTGGGACGTGCACGACAACCAGCGCCGCGACTGGTGGGGCAACCCCGTCGTGCCCAGCTGGTACACCGACGCGTCGCTCGTGCTCGACCTCGACGGCAACCCGCAGCCCGTGCGAGCGCGCACCGACTCCAGCGAGATGGCCGTCACCATCGGAGCGGACGGCTTCTCGTACACCCGCCCCGACGAGGGCGAGAAGTCGATGCCCGAGTGGAAGCAGGGCGAGTACAAGCTCGGACACCAGCTGTGA